Genomic window (Chondrocystis sp. NIES-4102):
CCCAGCATAATGTGAATAATATCTATCTTGGTCAAACCCTTGAATAATCGTCTTGATTTCTTTTGAAGTGAAAGGTTTGGGCATTTGCTTGGGAGGAACTTTTACTCTCTTAATTAGAGATTTCCAAGGATCGGATTCAACTATCTCTTGCTCAATGCCCCATTGCCAACAAGCAGATAGCCAGACGATAGACTGTTTTAAAGTAAGGGGTGCTAGTTTTCCAGATAAATATTGATAAAATTGCTCTGAATAATCTGGTTTAAAATCAACAGCAAATTGATTTACTAAAGAACCAAGAGCATTTCTGCTTTTCAAATTAAAAGTTCTTAAATGAGTTAGGACAGATTGATATTTTTCTAAGGAACGAGGTGAAGATACAAACTTAGACTTATATTCAATGAATTTCAGTATTAGTTCTTCTATCGTGATTAGCTCCGCTTCAATCTCTTCCTGAGTTTTCTGGGGTTTGTATTTTTGTAGGGTGGTATCAAAATTGCTTGAAAGGATATCTAACTCTATCTGCCTTGCTTTCTGTTCGGCAAACTTACGATTGATATTAGAGTCTGGTAAACCAAGAGCAAAGGCACGTCTTTTGCCAGCGTGAGTAAATCTTAATCTCAGCCAGCCTTTATCTGATTCAATCTTGACTGTTCCTTTTGCCTTTTTCTTCTGTCTACCACTTTGTCTACCAATAATGCCGATATCGCTTTGGATCATAAGGAGTTAAGGGCTAAAATCCGTCTACCAATCTTCTACCAATTTTAGCTCTAAACTCCCTGAAAAATGCCAAAAATGCCTTACTTATTGACAATGAGCAACGGTTTATAAATCCCTCTAAAAACGACAAAACCCTCTCTGTGAGAAGGTTTTAATTATATCGGAGCGGCGGGATTTGAACCCACGACCCCCACTACCCCAAAGTGGTACGCTACCAAGCTGCGCTACGCCCCGTTTTCACAATTACTAATCATACCACCAATTTGTGCAAATAGTAAAATACTTATATAAGTTTGTGGCGACAATGCTTATAGATG
Coding sequences:
- a CDS encoding integrase family protein, with amino-acid sequence MIQSDIGIIGRQSGRQKKKAKGTVKIESDKGWLRLRFTHAGKRRAFALGLPDSNINRKFAEQKARQIELDILSSNFDTTLQKYKPQKTQEEIEAELITIEELILKFIEYKSKFVSSPRSLEKYQSVLTHLRTFNLKSRNALGSLVNQFAVDFKPDYSEQFYQYLSGKLAPLTLKQSIVWLSACWQWGIEQEIVESDPWKSLIKRVKVPPKQMPKPFTSKEIKTIIQGFDQDRYYSHYAGFVEFLFGTGCRTGEAIGLCWKHLNEDCSTVWVGESLSRGIRKATKTNRARTITLTSRLRSLLLSMKSENLDLDRPVFTSPKGNPIDDHNFRNRAWKSVLSKVGVEYRKPYNTRHTLISHALNQGMNPVEVAQLTGHDVQTLYENYAGNVNSRPRLPEIIL